From a single Vibrio sp. BS-M-Sm-2 genomic region:
- the napF gene encoding ferredoxin-type protein NapF, with protein sequence MVDLSKRRLFSRRKVDSSQIRLPWIKNLESFADDCTRCGKCIESCETEIIIVGDGGFPTVDFSIDECTFCYQCADVCPEPIFTPKQGEPWQAKASISDKCLAQQNVECRSCGDMCEPMAIQFQLRAGSVALPKIELNECNGCGACVAVCPTSAILVSNA encoded by the coding sequence GTGGTAGATCTATCAAAACGCCGTCTATTTTCTAGACGAAAAGTTGATTCAAGCCAGATTCGTTTGCCTTGGATTAAAAACCTAGAAAGCTTTGCAGATGACTGCACTCGTTGCGGTAAATGCATCGAGAGTTGTGAGACTGAGATAATCATTGTAGGCGATGGTGGGTTTCCTACTGTCGATTTCTCAATTGACGAATGTACGTTCTGCTATCAATGCGCAGACGTTTGTCCTGAACCCATTTTTACGCCAAAGCAAGGAGAGCCTTGGCAAGCAAAAGCAAGTATCTCTGATAAGTGTTTAGCGCAACAAAATGTTGAATGCCGAAGCTGTGGTGACATGTGTGAACCTATGGCCATTCAATTTCAACTTAGAGCAGGCAGTGTTGCTCTACCAAAAATCGAGTTAAATGAGTGTAACGGTTGTGGAGCCTGCGTAGCAGTTTGCCCTACTTCAGCTATTCTTGTGAGTAATGCATAA